The Corynebacterium qintianiae genome has a window encoding:
- the tatA gene encoding Sec-independent protein translocase subunit TatA — MPNLGWTEILIILVIVLLLFGANKLPDLARSMGRSARIFKSEVNEMRNDGKPGPAQGELTQASQETQSAAQTADGFWDKPENQPRPQN, encoded by the coding sequence ATGCCTAACCTCGGTTGGACGGAAATCCTCATTATCCTGGTCATTGTCTTGCTCCTCTTCGGCGCGAACAAACTGCCAGACCTGGCTCGTTCCATGGGACGCTCCGCACGCATCTTCAAGAGCGAGGTCAACGAGATGCGCAACGACGGCAAACCCGGCCCCGCGCAGGGCGAACTGACCCAGGCTTCCCAGGAGACGCAGAGCGCCGCACAGACTGCCGACGGCTTTTGGGACAAGCCGGAGAACCAGCCCCGCCCGCAGAACTAA
- a CDS encoding helix-turn-helix transcriptional regulator, which produces MKDSPAKLVGVVRSLNLIPYLHRHPGATPMEISRDLGYPHEEVMRDLTRLSMSGVGSGPGELIDLVASWTGITVIDDQGLNKPLRLTPTEANALLLTLESLETMPGLVDQAAVTSAAVKLRAAVKGHSVDDTEPVTGASTSDVRVLTDAIARSRRLSITYYSASSGAITARTVSPVAVFHQNGHSYLRAYEDGLDEPKSFRLDRIKNAQLIDAPSDAPFNSGTFDPTDPFGFANRHRAELLIRREATWLADYWEIELDLEAGTGEWVPAAMPYGSDDWLVRFCLSQADRVELVEPVELARDVVARAQTALDALS; this is translated from the coding sequence ATGAAAGATAGCCCGGCCAAGCTCGTGGGCGTCGTGCGCTCGCTCAACCTCATCCCGTACTTGCACCGGCACCCGGGGGCCACACCAATGGAGATATCGCGCGACCTGGGCTACCCGCACGAGGAGGTGATGCGCGATTTGACGCGGCTCAGCATGTCAGGAGTTGGCAGCGGGCCAGGTGAGCTTATCGACCTCGTGGCCAGCTGGACCGGCATCACGGTCATCGACGACCAGGGCCTGAACAAGCCCCTGCGCCTGACTCCCACTGAAGCCAATGCGCTCCTGCTCACCCTCGAATCACTCGAGACCATGCCGGGGCTGGTGGACCAAGCGGCGGTGACCTCGGCTGCGGTGAAGTTGCGCGCAGCGGTGAAAGGTCACAGCGTGGATGACACGGAACCGGTTACAGGGGCGTCGACAAGCGATGTCCGCGTCCTCACCGACGCCATCGCCCGCTCCCGCAGGCTTTCAATCACGTATTATTCCGCATCTTCCGGCGCGATCACCGCCCGCACGGTCTCGCCCGTCGCGGTATTTCACCAGAATGGTCACTCGTACCTTCGCGCCTACGAGGATGGGTTAGACGAGCCGAAAAGCTTCCGGCTCGACCGCATAAAGAACGCGCAGCTTATCGACGCCCCCTCCGACGCCCCGTTTAACTCCGGAACGTTCGACCCGACCGACCCCTTCGGGTTCGCGAACCGGCACCGCGCCGAACTACTCATTCGCCGGGAGGCGACGTGGCTGGCGGACTATTGGGAGATCGAGCTCGACCTCGAGGCCGGCACAGGGGAGTGGGTGCCCGCAGCCATGCCGTACGGCTCCGACGACTGGTTGGTGCGCTTCTGTCTCAGCCAGGCGGACAGGGTCGAGCTCGTGGAACCGGTGGAACTCGCACGCGACGTAGTTGCGCGCGCTCAAACCGCGCTAGATGCGTTAAGCTGA
- a CDS encoding helix-turn-helix transcriptional regulator produces MANDGPVIERLTNLTFALLGTDRPRDYDWVQTRVSEYKGREKSAFHRQLSRDVQTIRRAGVPARMENGLVWVDKDAYVLPPIEFTDEEATVLGLAGDLGRERSLGAFARSGWTKLAASGATRSFDSPVLASVDNDVMRLDAETVKNVTACVRGRKRMVFDYEPAPAADTQRREMDPWGIVALNNRAYVVGWDVERGAERAFRAMRVSNIRTTASREFHEATRPLSEVVEDILRGPVTDARVRVAPEASFELESRGTRAGDALEFTGVERDWLVRTVASAAPHVRGIEPADVRGDVVALLTKTQEAGNER; encoded by the coding sequence ATGGCGAACGACGGTCCGGTTATCGAGCGCCTAACAAACCTCACATTTGCCCTCCTGGGCACCGACCGGCCCCGCGACTACGACTGGGTGCAGACCCGCGTCTCTGAGTACAAGGGCCGGGAAAAGTCCGCTTTCCACCGCCAACTCAGCCGGGACGTGCAAACCATCCGGCGCGCTGGCGTGCCCGCGCGGATGGAGAACGGCTTGGTGTGGGTTGATAAAGACGCCTACGTCCTGCCTCCCATCGAATTCACCGACGAGGAGGCCACTGTCCTCGGTCTGGCGGGGGATCTCGGGCGCGAACGCAGCCTCGGAGCGTTCGCACGCTCCGGCTGGACGAAACTCGCCGCGTCGGGCGCGACCCGCTCCTTCGACAGCCCGGTGCTGGCCAGCGTGGACAACGACGTGATGCGCCTCGACGCCGAGACGGTGAAGAACGTGACGGCATGTGTGCGGGGGCGAAAGCGCATGGTCTTCGACTACGAGCCCGCCCCTGCCGCGGACACGCAACGGCGCGAAATGGACCCGTGGGGGATCGTGGCTCTTAACAACCGAGCCTACGTCGTGGGCTGGGACGTCGAGCGCGGAGCCGAGCGCGCGTTTCGTGCGATGCGTGTCAGCAACATCCGCACAACCGCCTCGCGGGAGTTCCACGAGGCTACGCGGCCCTTAAGCGAGGTGGTGGAAGACATCTTGCGCGGCCCAGTCACTGACGCCCGAGTTCGCGTCGCGCCTGAAGCGTCGTTCGAGCTCGAGTCCAGGGGTACGCGCGCCGGCGACGCGCTCGAGTTCACGGGTGTTGAGCGGGACTGGCTCGTGCGCACAGTAGCCAGCGCCGCCCCGCACGTGCGCGGGATTGAACCCGCCGACGTCAGAGGCGATGTCGTCGCTCTACTGACCAAGACCCAGGAGGCGGGCAATGAAAGATAG
- the pafA gene encoding Pup--protein ligase gives MGVETEFGVTAFRDGSPVLSPEEVARYLFRPVVAEHRSSNIFVDNASRLYLDVGAHPEYATAECDSITQLLNCDKAGELIFDRLSRQAEEALANDRIGGELYLFKNNVDSRGNSYGAHENYLISRELSLKPFSLQLMPHMITRQLICGAGLIKKNRFLISQRADQVWEGVSSATTRTRPIINTRDEPHGDSHRFRRMHVIVGDSNMAEPTFALKIGSTLLVIEMLEAGFEMPRFELDNPIEHIRDISANPTGQTVLRLKDGGTVTALEVQAGLLGAARRWLEQRPDEGTPNAEMARVVDLWGRVAEAIETQDFSRVDREIDWVIKRKLLEQFRVKLGCDWSHPKLAHIDLAYHDIRRERGLFYHLQNRGLAQRWTTDEAIEAAVAEAPQTTRAKLRGRFLAAARDTGAATNVDWVHLKVNHPEPRTVELLDPFATEDKAADELIEYMLNSPA, from the coding sequence ATGGGTGTCGAGACGGAGTTCGGGGTTACGGCGTTTCGTGACGGATCGCCCGTGCTCAGCCCGGAAGAGGTCGCTCGCTACCTGTTCCGGCCCGTCGTCGCCGAGCACCGCAGCTCCAACATCTTCGTCGACAACGCCTCCAGGCTCTACCTCGACGTGGGCGCGCACCCTGAGTACGCTACCGCCGAGTGCGATTCCATCACGCAGTTGCTCAACTGCGACAAAGCCGGCGAGCTCATCTTCGACCGGTTGTCCCGCCAGGCCGAGGAGGCGCTGGCGAACGACCGCATTGGCGGTGAGCTGTACCTGTTCAAAAACAACGTTGACTCGCGCGGCAACTCCTACGGGGCGCACGAGAACTACCTGATCAGCCGCGAGCTCTCGCTCAAGCCGTTCTCGCTGCAGCTCATGCCGCACATGATCACCCGGCAGCTGATCTGCGGCGCGGGGTTGATCAAGAAGAACCGCTTCCTCATCTCCCAGCGCGCCGACCAAGTGTGGGAGGGTGTGTCCAGCGCGACCACGCGCACCCGGCCGATCATCAACACCCGCGACGAGCCGCACGGGGATTCGCACCGGTTCCGCCGCATGCACGTCATCGTCGGTGACTCCAACATGGCCGAGCCCACCTTCGCCCTCAAAATTGGCTCGACGCTGCTGGTCATCGAGATGCTCGAGGCCGGATTCGAGATGCCCCGCTTCGAACTCGACAACCCCATCGAGCACATCCGCGACATTTCCGCCAACCCGACGGGCCAGACGGTGCTGCGGCTCAAGGACGGTGGCACGGTGACGGCGCTTGAGGTGCAGGCCGGGCTCCTCGGCGCGGCGCGGCGCTGGCTGGAGCAGCGCCCGGATGAGGGCACGCCCAACGCCGAAATGGCACGCGTGGTGGACCTGTGGGGCCGTGTCGCCGAGGCGATTGAGACGCAGGACTTCTCTCGGGTGGACAGGGAGATCGACTGGGTGATCAAACGCAAACTCCTCGAGCAATTCCGGGTGAAGCTCGGTTGCGATTGGAGCCACCCGAAGCTCGCCCACATCGACCTCGCCTACCACGACATCCGGCGCGAGCGCGGATTGTTTTACCACCTGCAGAACAGGGGGCTCGCCCAGAGGTGGACCACGGACGAGGCGATTGAGGCGGCGGTGGCTGAGGCCCCGCAGACGACACGGGCGAAACTGCGGGGGCGCTTCCTCGCGGCGGCTCGCGACACCGGCGCCGCCACAAACGTCGACTGGGTCCACTTGAAAGTCAACCACCCAGAGCCGCGCACCGTCGAGCTGCTCGACCCCTTCGCCACAGAGGACAAAGCCGCAGACGAGCTCATTGAGTACATGCTGAATAGCCCAGCGTAG
- a CDS encoding ubiquitin-like protein Pup, with amino-acid sequence MAQQQIHGGNSGAGDENSAEFESGQAQINTSGTDDLLDEIDALLDTNTEEFVRSYVQKGGE; translated from the coding sequence ATGGCACAACAGCAAATACACGGCGGCAACAGCGGCGCGGGTGACGAAAACTCCGCCGAGTTCGAGTCCGGCCAGGCGCAGATTAACACGTCCGGCACGGACGACCTCCTCGACGAGATCGACGCGCTGTTGGACACCAACACCGAGGAGTTCGTCCGCTCGTACGTGCAAAAAGGCGGCGAATAG
- the dop gene encoding depupylase/deamidase Dop has product MTRYMGTETEYGISCPGDPSLSPIVTSTHAVVAYAATHTGARARWDYEDEAPLKDSRGFDLRRYHTVPVVDANALGVANVVTSNGARFYVDHAHPEYSSPEVSNAWDAMVYDAAGDLILGEAAANLADLYEQGVSVLKDKAPCPPLKFYKNNVDGKGASYGSHENYQNSRHTDFGKLAQALIPFFVTRQVITGAGRVGIGQEGQREGFQISQRADYFEQEISLETTLNRGIVNTRDEPHADEERFRRLHVIVGDANMSQYSNFLKLGMTKLVLDAIEAGMDFSDLRLADPVAEIKAVSHDPTCTHELLLSDGRRLTAIALQRVYRSRVAGEGDVDKRVLEYWSELLVDLEHDPLSTADRLDWTAKWALIKAYLDRGVDIADPKLKAIDLQYADIDPASSLHHALVRKGRMRTLVDAEVVARAATTPPGDSRAYFRGRVGTAFGDRVLASNWQAVLLDTAAGPRKIRIDDVDAFTRTEVGEIFERAGTVDELIAGLDRLGDKL; this is encoded by the coding sequence ATGACGCGCTACATGGGAACTGAAACTGAGTACGGGATTAGCTGTCCGGGCGACCCGTCGTTAAGCCCCATCGTCACCTCCACCCACGCGGTGGTCGCGTACGCCGCCACGCACACGGGTGCCCGCGCGCGGTGGGACTACGAGGACGAGGCACCGCTGAAAGACTCCCGTGGGTTCGACCTGCGCCGCTACCACACGGTCCCCGTCGTAGACGCGAATGCGCTCGGGGTGGCCAACGTGGTCACCTCGAACGGCGCGCGCTTCTACGTCGATCACGCACACCCCGAGTACTCCTCTCCGGAGGTCTCCAACGCGTGGGACGCAATGGTGTATGACGCCGCCGGAGACCTCATCCTTGGTGAGGCCGCGGCGAACCTCGCCGACCTGTACGAACAGGGTGTGAGCGTGCTCAAGGACAAGGCGCCGTGCCCGCCGCTGAAGTTCTACAAGAACAACGTCGACGGCAAGGGCGCCTCCTATGGCAGCCACGAGAATTACCAGAACTCGCGCCACACTGACTTCGGAAAGCTCGCGCAGGCTCTCATCCCGTTCTTCGTCACCCGACAGGTCATCACCGGCGCCGGCCGCGTCGGCATCGGCCAGGAGGGACAGCGGGAAGGTTTCCAGATCTCCCAGCGCGCCGACTACTTCGAGCAGGAGATCAGCCTCGAAACCACGCTCAACCGCGGTATCGTCAACACCCGCGACGAGCCGCACGCTGATGAGGAGCGTTTCCGCCGCCTCCACGTCATCGTCGGGGACGCGAACATGAGCCAGTACTCCAACTTCCTCAAGCTCGGCATGACGAAGCTAGTCCTCGACGCCATCGAGGCCGGCATGGACTTCTCGGACCTGAGGCTCGCGGACCCGGTCGCGGAGATCAAAGCGGTTTCGCACGACCCGACCTGCACGCACGAGCTTTTGCTTAGCGACGGCCGCAGGTTGACAGCCATCGCCCTCCAGCGCGTGTACCGCTCGCGGGTGGCGGGAGAAGGGGACGTCGACAAGCGCGTGCTCGAGTACTGGAGCGAGCTTCTCGTCGACCTGGAGCACGACCCGCTTTCCACCGCCGACCGCCTCGATTGGACTGCGAAATGGGCCCTGATCAAGGCGTATCTTGACCGCGGGGTGGACATTGCGGACCCAAAGCTCAAGGCGATCGACCTGCAGTACGCGGATATCGACCCGGCCAGCTCGCTGCATCACGCGCTGGTGCGCAAGGGCCGGATGCGCACGCTGGTCGACGCGGAGGTTGTCGCCCGCGCGGCGACGACACCGCCCGGGGACTCGCGCGCGTACTTCCGCGGCAGGGTCGGCACCGCGTTCGGCGACCGCGTGCTGGCGTCGAACTGGCAGGCCGTCTTGCTGGATACCGCCGCGGGGCCACGGAAGATCCGCATCGACGATGTCGACGCCTTTACACGCACCGAGGTGGGCGAGATCTTCGAGCGGGCGGGGACCGTGGACGAGTTAATCGCCGGGCTCGACCGGCTGGGAGATAAGCTCTAA
- the pdxT gene encoding pyridoxal 5'-phosphate synthase glutaminase subunit PdxT, with protein MGVLALQGGVREHAEMLRALGAQAILARKPNDLDNLDGVVIPGGESSTIDRLMRIFGLADPLTEALRGGLPVLGTCAGLITLATEIEDPAPGQKSLGIVDMRVRRNAFGRQVDSAVETIVTRYGAVRAAYIRAPEVVSVGGDAEVIAVTSERIVGVETPSALAVSFHPELTGDTTIHERFLSKVRGTVDA; from the coding sequence ATTGGGGTGCTCGCGCTCCAAGGTGGGGTCCGCGAGCACGCTGAAATGCTCCGGGCCCTCGGTGCGCAGGCCATCCTCGCGCGGAAGCCGAACGACCTCGACAATCTTGACGGAGTGGTCATCCCCGGGGGAGAATCTTCCACCATCGACCGGCTGATGCGCATTTTCGGCCTCGCCGACCCGCTCACCGAAGCCCTCAGAGGCGGCCTGCCCGTCCTGGGCACGTGCGCCGGCCTGATCACGCTGGCCACCGAGATCGAGGACCCCGCGCCCGGGCAGAAATCGCTCGGCATCGTGGATATGCGCGTGCGTCGCAACGCATTCGGCCGGCAGGTCGACAGCGCCGTGGAGACGATTGTGACGCGCTACGGCGCGGTCAGGGCCGCCTACATCCGCGCGCCGGAGGTCGTCTCCGTCGGAGGTGACGCCGAGGTTATTGCTGTTACGAGCGAGCGCATTGTCGGCGTCGAAACGCCGAGCGCCCTCGCCGTGAGTTTTCACCCGGAACTTACCGGCGACACCACGATCCATGAGAGGTTCCTCAGCAAGGTGCGCGGTACCGTGGACGCATGA
- the pdxS gene encoding pyridoxal 5'-phosphate synthase lyase subunit PdxS has product MAETTETTETTVKSGLAQMLKGGVIMDVVTPEQARIAEDAGAVAVMALERVPADIRAQGGVARMSDPDLIEAIIEAVDIPVMAKARIGHTVEARILEHLGVDYIDESEVLSPADYVNHIDKRPFTVPFVCGATNLGEALRRINEGAAMIRSKGEAGTGDVSEATKHIRTITAEIAGLQALWNTNRDELYVKAKELQAPYELVARVAEHGELPVVLFTAGGVATPADAALMMQLGADGVFVGSGIFKSGDPAARAAAIVKATAAWDDISVVADASRGLGEAMVGINVADLAAPHRLAERGW; this is encoded by the coding sequence ATGGCTGAAACTACTGAAACAACTGAAACCACCGTAAAATCCGGGCTCGCCCAGATGCTCAAGGGAGGCGTGATTATGGACGTCGTCACGCCCGAGCAGGCCCGCATCGCCGAGGATGCCGGCGCCGTCGCCGTCATGGCTCTCGAGCGCGTCCCGGCGGATATCCGCGCCCAAGGCGGCGTGGCCCGCATGTCGGACCCCGACCTCATCGAGGCGATCATCGAGGCCGTGGACATCCCCGTCATGGCCAAGGCTCGCATTGGCCATACGGTAGAGGCGCGCATCCTCGAGCACCTCGGCGTGGACTACATCGATGAGTCCGAGGTGCTCAGCCCCGCGGACTACGTCAACCACATTGACAAGCGCCCGTTCACCGTCCCCTTCGTGTGCGGTGCGACGAACCTCGGCGAGGCGCTGCGCCGCATCAACGAGGGCGCAGCGATGATCCGCTCCAAAGGCGAGGCCGGCACCGGCGACGTCTCTGAGGCCACGAAGCACATCCGCACCATCACGGCGGAGATCGCGGGCCTGCAGGCCCTGTGGAACACCAACCGCGACGAGCTCTACGTCAAGGCGAAGGAGCTCCAGGCACCCTATGAGCTGGTCGCCCGCGTCGCCGAGCACGGTGAGCTCCCGGTGGTGCTCTTCACCGCGGGAGGCGTTGCGACGCCCGCCGACGCCGCGCTGATGATGCAGCTCGGCGCAGACGGCGTGTTCGTCGGCTCGGGAATCTTCAAGTCGGGTGACCCCGCGGCGCGCGCCGCCGCGATCGTCAAGGCCACCGCCGCTTGGGACGACATCTCGGTGGTCGCCGACGCTTCGCGCGGGCTCGGCGAGGCCATGGTGGGCATCAACGTCGCGGATCTGGCGGCGCCGCACCGCCTGGCGGAACGCGGGTGGTAA
- a CDS encoding PLP-dependent aminotransferase family protein produces MFPIDRTLSTSLPNQIASGVRGLVASGRLAGGDRVPSTRELARQLGVSRGSVVSAYDQLISEGFLLSTQGANTVVHPDLPRRSLPPSSTAVRSPAPPRLRISLKPSSGHAGTIRPAAWRRAWRDAAQESPATIDKAGQPQLRTAIAQHLRLARGLTVDPNNVLVTGGSREGLLLILMSLGRNLRVGVESPGHPGLGAIIPLAGHTPVTCRTDAQGVIVSSLPPDLDALLVTPSHLYPVGGTMPAARRAALLEWATRNRVVVIEDDFNSELRYRVSPQPTMATLATEACVITLGTFSTLLSRHLSAGYVVADVAMADSLQVTRGLLGMPVSPVTQHAIARLLEGGFVRRNTKSVHSRLAHRREILSTSVLPALRILGADIIEREESLGVDMVVRFSERSARTDFVATLTRLGVECGEVGTQSSEGLLLSFAHLDDADFDRAVEILSSVGKSATANPQSCTPRG; encoded by the coding sequence GTGTTTCCTATCGACCGCACCCTCTCCACGTCTCTCCCGAACCAGATCGCATCCGGCGTCCGGGGCCTCGTCGCCTCCGGGCGGTTGGCGGGTGGCGACAGGGTCCCCTCAACTCGCGAGCTCGCACGCCAGCTCGGTGTCTCCCGGGGCAGCGTCGTGTCCGCCTATGACCAGCTCATTTCCGAGGGCTTCCTTTTATCAACGCAAGGCGCAAACACGGTGGTGCACCCCGACCTCCCCCGCCGATCGTTGCCCCCGAGCTCGACCGCGGTGCGCTCGCCTGCACCACCCCGGTTACGCATCTCACTAAAACCTTCCTCGGGACATGCCGGCACGATTCGGCCCGCCGCGTGGCGACGAGCGTGGCGGGACGCAGCGCAGGAATCACCAGCGACGATCGACAAGGCAGGGCAACCCCAGCTGCGTACCGCGATCGCGCAACACCTCCGGCTCGCCCGCGGCCTGACCGTCGACCCTAACAATGTGCTCGTCACGGGCGGCTCTCGTGAGGGCCTCCTGCTCATCCTCATGTCGCTCGGACGCAACCTGCGTGTGGGCGTGGAGTCCCCCGGGCATCCGGGCCTCGGCGCCATCATCCCACTAGCGGGCCATACTCCCGTCACGTGCCGGACCGACGCGCAGGGCGTCATTGTCTCCTCGCTCCCACCCGATCTGGATGCTCTCCTCGTAACCCCTTCACACCTCTACCCCGTGGGCGGAACAATGCCGGCTGCGCGCCGTGCCGCGCTCCTCGAATGGGCCACTCGGAACCGCGTCGTGGTCATCGAGGACGACTTCAACAGCGAGCTGCGCTACCGGGTGTCCCCCCAGCCCACCATGGCGACGCTGGCCACCGAGGCCTGTGTGATCACCCTCGGTACATTTTCGACTTTGTTGAGCAGGCACCTCAGCGCAGGGTACGTCGTCGCGGACGTGGCTATGGCGGACTCCCTTCAAGTCACACGGGGGTTACTCGGCATGCCTGTTTCCCCGGTGACACAGCACGCGATCGCCCGTCTTCTCGAGGGCGGATTCGTTCGCCGTAATACGAAGTCAGTGCACAGCCGCCTGGCGCATCGTCGAGAGATCCTGAGTACTTCCGTACTGCCCGCGCTGCGTATTCTTGGCGCGGACATCATCGAGCGTGAGGAGTCCCTCGGTGTGGACATGGTTGTCAGGTTCTCCGAGAGGAGCGCACGAACCGATTTTGTGGCGACGCTGACTCGCCTGGGGGTGGAGTGCGGGGAAGTAGGTACGCAGTCAAGTGAAGGCCTACTGCTGAGTTTCGCGCACCTCGACGACGCGGATTTCGACCGGGCCGTCGAGATTCTGTCTTCCGTTGGCAAGAGCGCTACCGCCAATCCACAGAGTTGTACTCCTCGAGGGTAA
- a CDS encoding HNH endonuclease signature motif containing protein, translating to MAAFELLAEAFLAGQTTYSKVRLLLPHLTPGNEAELVELAVTMPYHELELALLMYREETGKPPRQTYVRLKARRDGRVGMWADFNASEGARVMAAMKVGELAWQDVDWDSLGGDNGEIHPGRLGAELDRRKRRAAGCSGFGLPLREALVSAFMGMVNIALSRPRNTLRAPGAHVNIVMSKDGRAYLPNNPGAPSAAVECFLSNASYRVNRVDEEGLVLNTGRSFRLANDAQVNALMLMWRGECAMPGCSHTRFMEMHHIHEWADGGLTDLENLLPLCSACHSLVSDGYVKILKDCGDIHFTFPDGSRYVSHSRGLPVRDDDAFTLEEYNSVDWR from the coding sequence ATGGCGGCCTTCGAGTTGCTCGCGGAAGCATTCCTGGCGGGACAAACAACGTATTCAAAGGTCCGGCTCCTGCTACCACATCTGACCCCGGGGAACGAAGCGGAGCTCGTGGAACTAGCCGTGACGATGCCGTACCACGAACTCGAGCTAGCCCTGCTTATGTACCGGGAAGAGACTGGGAAGCCACCCCGGCAGACCTACGTGAGATTGAAGGCCCGGCGCGACGGCCGTGTCGGTATGTGGGCCGACTTTAACGCGTCAGAAGGCGCGCGCGTGATGGCTGCGATGAAAGTCGGTGAATTGGCCTGGCAAGACGTCGACTGGGATTCCCTGGGCGGGGACAACGGCGAGATACACCCGGGGCGGCTCGGTGCCGAGCTGGATAGGCGGAAACGCAGGGCGGCCGGTTGTTCGGGATTTGGGCTGCCGCTCAGGGAAGCACTGGTCAGCGCCTTTATGGGCATGGTCAACATCGCGTTGAGTCGACCGCGCAACACCTTGCGTGCCCCGGGGGCCCATGTGAACATCGTGATGTCCAAGGACGGAAGAGCGTATCTGCCCAATAACCCGGGAGCTCCTTCGGCCGCGGTGGAGTGCTTTCTCAGCAACGCATCGTACCGTGTGAACAGGGTCGATGAGGAAGGCCTCGTTCTCAACACCGGGCGTAGTTTCCGCCTGGCTAATGACGCCCAAGTCAACGCCCTCATGCTGATGTGGCGGGGAGAATGTGCGATGCCCGGTTGCTCGCATACGCGCTTTATGGAAATGCACCACATCCACGAATGGGCGGACGGGGGACTCACCGACCTCGAGAACTTGTTGCCTCTGTGCTCTGCCTGTCACAGCCTCGTCAGCGACGGCTACGTCAAGATCTTGAAGGATTGCGGGGACATCCATTTCACCTTCCCGGACGGATCCCGGTACGTGAGCCACAGTCGGGGGTTGCCTGTACGCGATGACGATGCCTTTACCCTCGAGGAGTACAACTCTGTGGATTGGCGGTAG